Proteins found in one Mucilaginibacter gracilis genomic segment:
- the uraH gene encoding hydroxyisourate hydrolase codes for MSQITTHILDTTLGKPAQGVAISLHRQKDANWDKLAEGKTNTDGRIPNLLDNETVLPAGIYKMRFEVAPYFEALNVSAFYPFVEIVFNVTSGQHYHVPLLLNPFGYSTYRGS; via the coding sequence ATGAGCCAGATTACCACCCATATTTTAGATACCACCCTGGGCAAACCTGCGCAAGGTGTCGCCATATCGTTACACCGGCAAAAAGATGCCAACTGGGATAAACTGGCCGAAGGCAAAACCAATACCGATGGCCGGATACCCAATTTGCTTGATAACGAAACCGTATTACCCGCAGGTATTTATAAAATGAGGTTTGAGGTTGCGCCTTATTTTGAAGCCCTTAACGTTAGCGCATTTTACCCTTTTGTTGAAATTGTTTTTAACGTTACTTCGGGCCAGCACTATCATGTACCTTTACTATTAAATCCGTTTGGATATTCAACTTACCGCGGCTCGTGA
- the uraD gene encoding 2-oxo-4-hydroxy-4-carboxy-5-ureidoimidazoline decarboxylase, with translation MTIAEFDHLSESEKQDALFQCCGSTTWVNLMLTAFPVEDLVDLLEYADEKWQQCKKKDWLEAFTHHPKIGDVASLKQKFASTANWASGEQAGVNTAPDDVLNALAKGNTDYEEKFGFIFIVCATGKSAGEMLWLLQSRLPNDPDKEIEIAAAEQAKITRIRLEKLFA, from the coding sequence ATGACCATTGCCGAGTTTGACCACCTAAGCGAAAGCGAGAAGCAAGATGCCTTGTTTCAATGCTGCGGTTCAACAACCTGGGTTAACCTCATGCTTACAGCCTTCCCGGTTGAAGATTTAGTTGACCTGCTGGAGTATGCCGATGAAAAATGGCAGCAGTGCAAAAAAAAGGATTGGTTAGAGGCTTTTACACACCACCCCAAAATTGGCGATGTGGCCTCGCTAAAGCAAAAATTTGCAAGTACTGCTAACTGGGCGTCGGGCGAGCAGGCTGGTGTTAATACCGCTCCGGATGATGTGCTTAACGCTTTAGCTAAAGGGAATACCGATTACGAAGAGAAATTTGGGTTTATATTTATAGTTTGCGCCACAGGCAAATCGGCAGGCGAAATGTTGTGGCTTTTACAATCGCGCTTGCCGAACGATCCCGATAAGGAGATTGAAATTGCCGCTGCCGAACAAGCCAAAATAACCCGCATCCGTTTAGAAAAACTATTTGCATGA
- the allE gene encoding (S)-ureidoglycine aminohydrolase — MEISALTRSVVKRNHAVIAPDGYINSNVPGWENCTVNVIINEQMGANLCQTLITAAKGCKLSGLTKASQIFFYVVEGSCTVSIGSQNKVLTKGQFVYVPIGKEYLFDGFAEGSQLLTFHKVYEYIDGYDVPDTYFGDAADIEGPIYMNDDALRIQVLLPPDLSFDMAVNIFTYQTGGNLPMVETHIMEHGLLYLQGQGIYMLDHEWYPIKKGDSIWMAPYCQQWFTAMGKEPAVYIYYKNVNRFPTTI, encoded by the coding sequence ATGGAAATTTCAGCATTAACCCGGTCGGTAGTCAAGCGTAACCACGCTGTTATTGCGCCCGATGGTTATATAAACAGCAACGTACCGGGCTGGGAAAACTGCACCGTTAACGTTATTATTAACGAGCAAATGGGTGCTAACCTTTGCCAAACCTTAATTACGGCAGCAAAAGGTTGTAAATTATCTGGGCTAACCAAAGCTTCGCAAATATTTTTTTATGTGGTTGAGGGTAGCTGTACGGTAAGCATTGGCTCACAAAACAAGGTACTAACTAAGGGGCAGTTTGTTTACGTGCCCATTGGTAAAGAGTATTTATTTGATGGCTTTGCCGAAGGCAGCCAATTGTTAACCTTCCATAAGGTTTACGAATATATTGATGGTTACGATGTGCCCGACACTTACTTTGGCGATGCAGCCGATATTGAAGGGCCGATTTACATGAACGACGACGCCCTTCGGATACAGGTTTTATTACCGCCCGATTTAAGTTTTGATATGGCTGTAAACATTTTTACCTATCAAACCGGCGGAAACCTGCCTATGGTTGAAACCCATATTATGGAACATGGTTTACTATACCTGCAAGGCCAGGGCATATACATGCTTGACCATGAATGGTACCCTATAAAAAAAGGCGATTCGATATGGATGGCACCGTATTGCCAGCAGTGGTTTACCGCTATGGGGAAAGAACCCGCCGTGTATATTTATTATAAAAATGTAAACCGTTTCCCTACAACAATTTAA